The following proteins are encoded in a genomic region of Bubalus kerabau isolate K-KA32 ecotype Philippines breed swamp buffalo chromosome 13, PCC_UOA_SB_1v2, whole genome shotgun sequence:
- the YWHAB gene encoding 14-3-3 protein beta/alpha, with protein MTMDKSELVQKAKLAEQAERYDDMAAAMKAVTEQGHELSNEERNLLSVAYKNVVGARRSSWRVISSIEQKTERNEKKQQMGKEYREKIEAELQDICNDVLELLDKYLIPNATQPESKVFYLKMKGDYFRYLSEVASGDNKQTTVSNSQQAYQEAFEISKKEMQPTHPIRLGLALNFSVFYYEILNSPEKACSLAKTAFDEAIAELDTLNEESYKDSTLIMQLLRDNLTLWTSENQGDEGDAGEGEN; from the exons ATGACCATGGATAAAAGTGAGCTGGTACAGAAAGCCAAGCTCGCTGAGCAGGCCGAGCGCTACGATGACATGGCTGCGGCCATGAAGGCGGTCACGGAGCAGGGGCACGAGCTCTCCAACGAGGAGAGAAACCTGCTGTCCGTTGCCTACAAGAATGTGGTCGGCGCCCGCCGTTCGTCCTGGCGTGTCATCTCCAGCATCGAACAGAAAACTGAGAGGAACGAGAAGAAGCAGCAGATGGGCAAAGAGTACCGCGAGAAGATCGAGGCTGAGCTGCAGGACATCTGCAATGACGTGCTG GAGCTGTTGGATAAATACCTTATTCCCAATGCTACACAACCAGAAAGTAAGGTGTTCTACTTGAAAATGAAAGGCGATTATTTTAGATATCTTTCTGAGGTGGCTTCTGGAGACAATAAACAAA cCACTGTGTCGAACTCCCAGCAGGCTTACCAAGAAGCATTTGAAATTAGCAAGAAAGAAATGCAGCCTACACACCCCATTCGACTGGGGCTGGCACTTAATTTCTCCGTCTTTTATTATGAGATTCTAAACTCGCCTGAAAAGGCTTGCAGCCTGGCAAAAACG GCGTTTGATGAGGCGATTGCTGAATTGGACACACTGAATGAAGAGTCTTACAAAGACAGCACCCTGATTATGCAGCTGCTTAGGGACAATCTCACT CTGTGGACGTCGGAAAACCAGGGAGACGAAGGAGATGCT